A genomic window from Elaeis guineensis isolate ETL-2024a chromosome 3, EG11, whole genome shotgun sequence includes:
- the LOC140856295 gene encoding secreted RxLR effector protein 161-like: MSSQTEMEAQKIERVPYASGVGIFMYVMEALTSTEGDFRYLVDTVGVGICYGQRGGAEGLSNMPKEARGLIGGFVDADFGGDVDTRRSMTDFVFSLFGGPVSWRSYLQPITVLSTTEAEYIGIMEAVKEALWLKDLVLEMGFAQEAVWMHCTNACS, encoded by the exons aTGTCGTCACAGACTGAGATGGAGGCTCAAAAAATagagagagtgccatatgcctctggtgtgggaATCTTTATGTACGTCATG GAAGCACTGACGAGCACTGAAGGAGATTTCAGGTACTTGGTGGATACTGTTGGAgtcggcatctgctacggacagcgaggaggtgctgaAGGACTCTCCAACATGCCCAAGGAGGCTCGGGGGCTGATAGGAGGATTTGTAGATGCtgattttggtggagatgtggacactCGACGATCGATGACAGATTTTGTATTCAGTCTATTTGGAGGTCCAGTTTCGTGGAGATCATACTTACAGCCTATCACGGTCTTATCGAccactgaggcagagtatattggcaTTATGGAGGCAGtgaaggaggccctatggctgAAGGATTTGGTATTGGAAATGGGCTTTGCacaggaggccgtctggatgcact gtaccaatgcttgtagttaG